A DNA window from Vigna angularis cultivar LongXiaoDou No.4 chromosome 1, ASM1680809v1, whole genome shotgun sequence contains the following coding sequences:
- the LOC108323917 gene encoding fasciclin-like arabinogalactan protein 12, whose product MKIKQTLLFSILLIAPIFSITALAQSPAAAPKSPAKPVPAAQAPAPAKPLVPALPQSPSSGADSSGSQDIVKILRKAKSFNTLIRLLKTTQIINQVNAQLVTSKNGGLTILAPDDGAFSELKAGYFNSLGDRQQKALIQYHVLPVYVSSSNFDALSNPVLTLASDSPTGYQLNVTAYGNSVNISTGEVNATLTGIVYTDKTLAIYHVDKVLIPLDFSKPKTIAPSPAVAKAPKADKDNSSAEDDDQAQAAKDSSDAIIHGTTLVSFGVALLAAAATMS is encoded by the coding sequence ATGAAGATAAAGcaaactctcttattctcaatCCTTCTAATTGCCCCCATTTTCTCAATAACCGCTTTAGCTCAGTCACCAGCTGCAGCCCCTAAATCTCCAGCAAAACCTGTTCCAGCTGCACAGGCTCCGGCACCCGCAAAGCCATTAGTCCCAGCATTGCCCCAGTCGCCCTCTTCAGGTGCGGACTCTTCTGGCAGCCAAGACATCGTGAAGATCCTGAGAAAGGCCAAGTCATTCAACACACTAATCCGGTTGCTGAAAACCACCCAAATCATCAACCAAGTGAACGCACAGCTTGTCACCTCAAAGAACGGAGGCTTAACCATCCTTGCACCAGATGATGGTGCCTTCTCAGAACTCAAAGCAGGGTACTTCAATTCCCTGGGAGACAGACAACAGAAAGCATTGATACAGTATCATGTCCTCCCCGTTTATGTGTCAAGCTCAAACTTTGACGCTCTGAGCAACCCCGTGCTGACACTGGCCAGTGACAGTCCCACAGGGTATCAGCTGAACGTGACAGCATATGGTAACAGTGTGAACATTTCAACTGGGGAGGTGAATGCCACTCTCACAGGCATTGTGTACACAGATAAGACTCTTGCAATCTATCATGTGGACAAGGTGCTCATTCCTTTGGACTTCTCTAAGCCTAAGACTATAGCTCCATCACCAGCTGTGGCCAAGGCACCTAAAGCTGATAAGGACAACTCTTCAGCGGAAGATGATGACCAGGCTCAAGCAGCCAAGGACAGCTCTGATGCGATCATTCATGGGACAACCTTGGTGTCCTTTGGAGTTGCTCTACTTGCAGCAGCTGCTACAATGTCGTGA